One genomic window of Candidatus Methylomirabilota bacterium includes the following:
- a CDS encoding dihydrofolate reductase family protein: MRPLRYSINVTLDGCCDHRVGIVDEDLHRHAVENLDRADALLFGRVTYEMMEAAFRPPARTGARPGWMEPFARTIDAAKKYVVSSTLDRVDWNAELVRGDLGKAVQQLKRESGKGLFVGGVKLPLALAELGLIDEYEFVVHPRLVGHGPTLFAGLSKRIDLKLVSRLEFGSGAVAMRYEPRK, translated from the coding sequence ATGCGACCACTCCGGTATTCCATCAACGTCACATTGGACGGGTGCTGCGATCATCGTGTGGGGATCGTGGACGAAGATTTGCATCGTCACGCGGTCGAGAACCTCGACCGAGCCGATGCCCTCCTCTTTGGCCGGGTGACTTACGAAATGATGGAAGCAGCGTTCCGGCCGCCGGCGCGGACGGGAGCGAGGCCTGGTTGGATGGAACCCTTCGCCCGGACGATCGACGCGGCAAAGAAGTACGTCGTGTCGAGCACGCTGGATCGGGTCGATTGGAACGCGGAGCTCGTACGCGGGGATCTGGGGAAGGCCGTTCAGCAGCTCAAGCGGGAGTCGGGTAAGGGACTGTTCGTGGGAGGCGTGAAGCTCCCCCTGGCGTTAGCGGAGCTGGGATTGATCGATGAGTACGAATTCGTGGTGCATCCCAGGCTAGTGGGCCATGGGCCGACGTTGTTCGCGGGGCTATCGAAGCGGATCGACTTGAAGCTCGTGAGCCGGCTGGAGTTCGGCTCGGGGGCGGTGGCGATGCGGTATGAGCCGAGAAAGTAG
- a CDS encoding nuclear transport factor 2 family protein, whose protein sequence is MSIATELLQRHIQTLVDDHQQWQRLIADDILWELAYAPALGHPAKLSGRDEVLHHVRWFLGAGGNFRFIDPKVYEFTDPQAAVAQVKAEALIKPTGRIYRQEYVVFLRAAGDKIAYLREYFDPTRAAKSMDVAILDLEPWL, encoded by the coding sequence ATGAGTATCGCAACTGAGCTCTTGCAACGACACATTCAGACACTGGTCGACGATCACCAGCAGTGGCAAAGGCTGATCGCCGACGACATTTTGTGGGAACTAGCTTACGCGCCCGCCCTCGGCCATCCGGCAAAGCTCTCGGGCCGCGACGAGGTGCTTCACCACGTTAGATGGTTCCTGGGGGCGGGCGGAAACTTTCGCTTCATCGATCCAAAGGTCTATGAGTTTACAGACCCGCAAGCCGCGGTGGCACAAGTCAAAGCCGAAGCTTTGATCAAGCCCACCGGCCGTATCTACCGCCAAGAGTACGTCGTGTTCCTGCGTGCTGCTGGCGATAAGATCGCATACCTCCGAGAATATTTTGACCCGACGCGGGCGGCCAAATCGATGGATGTAGCGATTCTCGATCTTGAACCGTGGCTCTAA
- a CDS encoding DUF1330 domain-containing protein: protein MPAFAFGLYRIRDASWRPAYREVVDRLVAKHGGRYVARTTNPWEVLEGAAPDITGITMIEFPSMAHARACYNDPEYAPMKRLRHARYFTLQLAESYLTGALFRQILQSVERLDWHPT from the coding sequence ATGCCAGCGTTTGCGTTCGGGCTTTACCGCATCCGGGATGCTTCATGGCGCCCAGCCTATCGAGAGGTCGTTGACAGGCTGGTCGCGAAGCACGGCGGACGTTACGTCGCGCGCACGACCAATCCGTGGGAGGTGCTTGAGGGCGCCGCTCCAGACATCACTGGCATCACCATGATCGAGTTTCCGTCGATGGCGCATGCGCGCGCCTGCTACAACGACCCCGAGTACGCACCAATGAAGCGACTACGGCACGCCCGGTACTTCACCCTGCAGCTGGCCGAAAGCTACTTGACCGGGGCGCTCTTTCGGCAGATTCTCCAGAGCGTCGAGCGGCTGGACTGGCACCCGACGTGA
- a CDS encoding EthD domain-containing protein, translating to MIKSVTLLTRKPGLTHEQFMRHWVEIHAPLALRVPGIRRYVQTHLLEERTRPDIPSSDFEIDGVAELWYDDHDSMRRALASPEGKALYADGALFIGQVKTYTTQELVVIG from the coding sequence ATGATCAAGAGCGTCACCCTCCTCACGCGCAAGCCGGGGCTCACCCACGAACAGTTCATGCGCCACTGGGTGGAGATTCACGCGCCGCTCGCGCTGAGGGTGCCGGGCATCCGGCGCTACGTGCAGACCCATCTGCTCGAGGAGCGGACGCGGCCCGACATCCCCTCGTCGGACTTCGAGATCGACGGCGTCGCGGAGCTCTGGTACGACGACCACGACTCGATGCGGAGGGCGCTGGCCTCGCCCGAGGGCAAGGCGCTCTACGCGGACGGGGCGCTCTTCATCGGCCAGGTGAAGACCTACACCACCCAGGAGCTGGTCGTCATCGGCTGA
- a CDS encoding class I SAM-dependent methyltransferase: MSTSLGPGFHASAGKPVDSLAYERWVGRWSRMFVPMVIAAAQVVPGDRILDVSTGTGEAAVVALQAIGSSGRVVGVDIAPAMLTGARERLNDPAFWPVAADGQALPFDDASFDAVVCQLGLQFFPDPARGLTEFRRVLRPGANVGVCVISTPDKAPMWGILAEELGRRLPAQRPVLNLSFALADQSRLHALFASAGFRDIGVERVERHDAVEGFDAYWEPIESGVGSIPQMYLTLPEADRRAVREEVKRRLSRFEVAGKLVLSVEMLIGRGQA; this comes from the coding sequence ATGAGCACCAGCCTTGGCCCGGGGTTCCATGCGTCTGCCGGAAAACCAGTAGACAGTCTGGCTTACGAGCGTTGGGTCGGCCGCTGGTCGCGCATGTTCGTACCGATGGTGATCGCTGCCGCCCAGGTGGTACCGGGTGATCGGATCCTGGACGTCTCCACCGGAACTGGAGAGGCAGCCGTTGTCGCGCTGCAAGCCATTGGCTCATCGGGCAGGGTAGTCGGTGTGGACATCGCCCCGGCGATGCTGACAGGCGCGCGAGAGCGATTGAACGATCCAGCATTCTGGCCAGTCGCCGCTGATGGTCAGGCATTGCCGTTCGACGACGCCAGCTTCGACGCCGTCGTGTGCCAGCTTGGCCTACAATTCTTCCCCGATCCCGCGCGCGGGTTGACCGAGTTCCGACGTGTCCTCCGCCCCGGCGCCAACGTCGGAGTATGCGTTATCTCGACGCCTGATAAGGCTCCGATGTGGGGAATCCTTGCTGAGGAACTAGGGCGGCGGCTTCCCGCGCAGCGACCCGTGCTCAACTTGTCGTTCGCTCTCGCCGATCAGAGCCGGCTACACGCCTTGTTCGCCAGCGCCGGCTTCCGCGATATCGGTGTAGAGCGCGTGGAGCGACACGACGCGGTGGAGGGCTTTGACGCATATTGGGAGCCGATAGAGAGCGGGGTGGGCTCCATACCACAAATGTATTTGACCCTTCCCGAAGCGGATCGCCGTGCGGTGCGCGAAGAGGTCAAGCGGCGACTTTCACGGTTCGAAGTGGCCGGTAAGCTGGTTCTAAGTGTGGAAATGTTGATCGGCAGAGGGCAGGCATGA
- a CDS encoding molybdopterin-dependent oxidoreductase, with the protein MATEDRIARVTCTHDCPDACAMLVTVRDGRAVDVSPNAAHPVTGRHLCVKVDRYLERVYHPDRLLTPLRRTGPKGSGTFEPMSWDDALDVIVSRWREIIAIDGAAALLPYSYLGSMGSLTAFGTMHAFFHWLGATRLERTICGGQNQGLTALVGATWTDPENIEDARLILAWGIDLVSTSIHTWDIVQRSRRQGARLVVIDPYRSRTAERADLHLPIHPGTDGALALGMLHVIFREGLEDRDYIERFTTGVESLERLIAPWTPDIAARATGLDPGSIVALAREYATMHPAAIRHGVGMQRAAGAGMALRAIHCLAVATGQWRYPAGGIADARSVRSPDIGKLMRPDFGPPPPRTLNMIQLGRHLTDPDLRPPIRALFVWNANPAVIAPDQQKVLEGLRRKDLFTVVHEQFMTDTARHADIVLPATTMLEQEDLVGSWGFNYVALNERAIEPVGEARSTAEVGRLLAARLKLNNEIFRLADRELIALALQGSRAEQEGASLERLAAEGFVRVGPVRGAAIFAEGQFPTPSGRFEFASDSLARAGLGPVPLYVPPAESPETNPTVAGRYPLRLLTLKRHYSINSSYGALPVLIRAEPEPQLELHVDDARARGIAEGQTVRVWNDRGSVSYRAHLTDKLRPGTVAAPFGPWMRGGASVNSLTSDRLGDLGNGPTFCDTLVEVEAL; encoded by the coding sequence ATGGCTACAGAGGACCGAATCGCCCGAGTCACCTGTACGCACGACTGCCCGGACGCTTGCGCGATGCTCGTCACCGTGCGCGATGGGCGAGCGGTGGACGTGTCGCCGAACGCCGCGCACCCCGTGACCGGCCGTCACCTCTGCGTCAAGGTGGACCGGTATCTGGAGCGCGTCTATCATCCTGACCGCCTGCTGACGCCACTGCGCCGCACGGGCCCCAAGGGCAGCGGGACCTTCGAGCCCATGTCCTGGGACGACGCGCTCGACGTCATCGTGAGTCGTTGGCGGGAGATCATCGCGATCGACGGCGCCGCGGCACTCCTTCCTTACTCCTATCTCGGGAGCATGGGGAGTCTGACGGCGTTCGGGACCATGCACGCGTTTTTCCACTGGCTAGGGGCCACACGGCTCGAGCGCACGATCTGCGGCGGCCAGAACCAGGGTCTGACGGCGCTAGTCGGGGCCACGTGGACAGATCCCGAGAACATTGAAGACGCGCGACTGATCCTTGCCTGGGGGATCGACCTCGTGAGCACGAGCATTCACACGTGGGACATCGTCCAGCGCTCCCGCCGACAGGGCGCGCGCCTCGTCGTGATCGATCCCTACCGGAGCCGGACGGCCGAGCGCGCCGACCTGCATCTGCCGATCCATCCAGGTACCGATGGCGCCCTCGCTCTCGGAATGCTTCACGTGATCTTCCGCGAGGGATTGGAAGATCGCGACTACATCGAGCGCTTTACGACCGGCGTGGAGTCGCTCGAGCGCCTGATCGCGCCGTGGACACCCGACATAGCCGCGCGTGCGACCGGGTTGGATCCCGGCTCCATCGTGGCCCTTGCACGCGAGTACGCGACCATGCATCCGGCAGCGATCCGCCACGGGGTCGGCATGCAGCGGGCAGCGGGTGCCGGGATGGCCCTGCGGGCCATCCACTGCCTCGCTGTAGCCACCGGCCAATGGAGATACCCGGCCGGCGGTATCGCAGACGCCCGCTCGGTCCGCTCGCCTGACATCGGCAAGCTCATGCGCCCAGATTTTGGTCCGCCGCCGCCGCGCACCCTCAACATGATCCAGCTCGGGCGCCATCTCACCGACCCCGACCTGCGCCCCCCGATTCGCGCACTGTTCGTGTGGAACGCCAACCCGGCGGTAATTGCGCCGGACCAGCAGAAGGTCCTCGAGGGGCTTCGCCGCAAAGACCTCTTCACGGTGGTCCACGAGCAATTCATGACGGATACCGCCCGTCACGCCGACATTGTCTTGCCGGCCACCACCATGCTCGAGCAAGAAGACCTGGTCGGGTCATGGGGGTTCAACTATGTGGCGCTGAACGAGCGTGCGATCGAGCCCGTCGGCGAAGCGCGCAGCACCGCTGAAGTCGGCCGGCTCCTGGCCGCTCGGCTCAAGCTCAACAACGAGATCTTTCGCCTGGCGGACCGTGAGCTGATCGCCCTCGCGCTGCAAGGTTCTCGGGCCGAGCAGGAGGGCGCGTCGCTCGAGCGCCTCGCGGCCGAGGGGTTCGTCCGAGTCGGACCCGTGCGGGGCGCAGCCATCTTCGCTGAGGGGCAGTTCCCCACGCCGAGCGGAAGGTTTGAGTTCGCCTCCGATAGCCTCGCGCGCGCTGGGCTCGGTCCCGTGCCCCTCTACGTGCCACCGGCTGAGAGTCCCGAAACGAACCCTACCGTGGCGGGGCGCTATCCCCTGCGGCTCCTTACCCTCAAGCGCCACTACTCCATCAATTCGTCATACGGAGCTCTCCCGGTGCTCATCCGCGCGGAGCCGGAGCCGCAACTCGAACTGCATGTGGATGACGCGCGGGCGCGCGGAATCGCCGAGGGCCAAACCGTTCGGGTATGGAATGACCGCGGCAGCGTCTCCTACCGCGCGCATCTGACCGACAAGCTGAGACCCGGGACGGTGGCGGCGCCCTTCGGACCGTGGATGCGCGGCGGAGCGAGTGTGAACAGCCTCACCAGCGATCGCTTGGGTGATCTCGGCAATGGACCCACCTTCTGTGACACCCTCGTGGAGGTGGAGGCGCTCTGA
- a CDS encoding protocatechuate 3,4-dioxygenase, translating to MNDLQGLSRRQLLGMAVAAGGLTLFGTSPCTFAQALKRTPGEILGPFYPVLRTVEKSGDLTMLPGKPGRAEGQVIYVMGRVLNAQGQPVNGARVELWQANTHGRYVHPSDTNPARLDPNFEGFAIQDTDAEGRFRFKTIKPGAYPANPTWMRPPHLHFEVTGKINRLITQMYFPGEPLNDKDLLLQNIRGNKEGLIAKVLPPTSDVESDSRLVVWDIVIDKG from the coding sequence ATGAATGACCTTCAAGGACTTTCGAGACGCCAGCTCTTAGGAATGGCGGTTGCGGCAGGAGGCCTCACTCTGTTCGGTACGTCACCCTGCACGTTCGCCCAAGCGCTCAAACGGACTCCAGGTGAGATTCTCGGTCCCTTTTACCCCGTTCTCAGAACGGTCGAAAAGAGTGGGGATCTCACGATGTTGCCCGGTAAGCCCGGACGAGCGGAAGGCCAGGTGATCTACGTCATGGGCCGCGTCCTGAACGCCCAGGGACAGCCGGTGAACGGGGCGCGGGTCGAGCTCTGGCAGGCCAATACGCACGGGCGGTACGTCCATCCGAGCGATACCAACCCGGCGCGGTTGGATCCCAACTTCGAGGGATTCGCGATTCAGGACACTGATGCCGAGGGCCGGTTTCGGTTCAAGACGATCAAGCCCGGCGCGTATCCGGCCAATCCTACTTGGATGAGGCCCCCTCACCTTCATTTCGAAGTGACCGGGAAGATCAATCGCCTGATCACACAGATGTATTTTCCGGGCGAACCCTTGAACGACAAGGATCTCCTGCTACAAAACATCCGTGGCAACAAGGAAGGCCTGATCGCAAAAGTACTACCCCCAACGTCGGATGTTGAGTCCGATTCGCGTCTCGTGGTTTGGGATATCGTGATTGACAAGGGGTAA